One Bartonella tribocorum CIP 105476 genomic window carries:
- a CDS encoding antA/AntB antirepressor family protein, whose product MVQTVSARELHAFLEVKRDFSNWIKDRINKYDFKEERDYILTLAKIGERQNVVLKEYHLTLSVAKELSMVENNKKGREARLYFIECEKRAKQVTTPQVDLANALENPLTIKQLLLESINQLEDLRNEVSTLKPKAEALEGLKRSDGLFGLIEAAKMLEVRPKDLTNYLRKHDWVYRRAPGAPLLPYQDKIKKGFMDCPAITIQRPDGTEKVLPSTKITSRGLACLREQIHGGVQ is encoded by the coding sequence ATTGTTCAAACCGTTAGTGCACGCGAATTGCATGCATTCTTAGAGGTAAAACGGGATTTTTCCAATTGGATTAAAGATCGTATCAATAAATATGATTTTAAAGAGGAAAGAGATTATATTTTAACGCTCGCCAAAATTGGCGAACGTCAAAATGTGGTATTAAAAGAATATCACCTCACCTTAAGTGTAGCCAAAGAACTTTCTATGGTAGAGAACAATAAGAAAGGTAGAGAAGCTCGTTTATATTTTATAGAATGTGAAAAACGTGCAAAGCAAGTGACAACACCACAAGTAGATCTTGCCAATGCTTTGGAAAATCCTCTTACGATTAAACAGCTCCTTTTAGAGAGCATCAATCAATTAGAAGACTTAAGAAATGAGGTGAGTACACTCAAGCCAAAAGCCGAAGCTTTAGAAGGCTTAAAACGTTCTGATGGGTTGTTTGGTCTTATTGAAGCAGCGAAGATGTTAGAAGTGCGACCAAAGGATTTAACGAATTACTTGCGCAAACATGACTGGGTCTATCGACGAGCTCCAGGGGCGCCTTTGTTGCCTTATCAAGATAAAATCAAGAAAGGATTCATGGATTGCCCTGCTATCACCATTCAAAGACCGGATGGTACAGAAAAGGTACTCCCTTCCACAAAAATCACATCGAGAGGATTGGCATGTTTAAGAGAGCAAATCCATGGAGGTGTGCAATGA
- a CDS encoding N4-gp56 family major capsid protein yields the protein MAVTQVNLNDPLAVGVWAKMLNTETSKALPIAPLMGKGKNSIIQVLDMLGKSAGDSVTSGLRVQLMGDGVSEGQTLEGNEEALQFMNETVRINELSHAVRVKYEGTIDQQRVLFDLRTEAKDGLVDWYADRLSLMFFIQAAGYTAPWIHFEGRTITLKPVHYGFNAPLEPSKLRIIRPNKKKTDEELTKDDVFTLDLIDQAVERAKLANPRLRPVRVDGKSAYVMYLHPTQVTQLRTNTKSGQWLDITKAAYDGSRSQNPIFEGSLGMYNGVILREAEHVPNGINSKTQEPVTSVRRAVLLGAQSVIMAYGRVGNGATGGDGKGGTRYKLVEELFDYQREFGVAAKTIIGMKKSRYTLPHSDQGGQDFGTIVIPSFAEAS from the coding sequence ATGGCAGTAACACAGGTAAATCTTAATGACCCATTAGCCGTTGGCGTTTGGGCTAAGATGCTAAACACAGAAACTTCAAAAGCGTTGCCCATTGCACCGCTGATGGGAAAAGGAAAAAACAGCATTATTCAAGTGTTGGATATGCTAGGAAAATCCGCTGGTGACTCTGTGACGAGCGGATTAAGAGTCCAACTGATGGGGGATGGCGTTAGCGAGGGACAAACACTGGAGGGGAATGAAGAAGCACTCCAGTTTATGAATGAAACGGTGCGTATTAACGAGCTTTCTCATGCTGTACGCGTAAAATATGAAGGCACCATTGATCAACAACGTGTCTTATTTGATTTACGAACAGAAGCAAAGGATGGACTTGTTGATTGGTATGCAGACCGCTTAAGTTTGATGTTCTTCATTCAGGCAGCAGGTTATACAGCACCATGGATTCACTTTGAAGGACGTACTATAACGCTTAAACCGGTTCATTATGGTTTTAATGCTCCATTAGAGCCAAGCAAATTGCGTATTATTCGCCCGAATAAGAAAAAGACTGATGAAGAACTTACAAAAGACGATGTTTTTACATTAGATCTTATAGATCAGGCTGTTGAACGCGCTAAACTTGCTAATCCACGTTTGCGCCCTGTTCGTGTTGATGGAAAATCGGCATATGTGATGTATCTCCACCCAACACAGGTGACCCAATTGCGTACCAATACAAAGAGCGGGCAATGGTTAGACATTACCAAGGCAGCTTATGATGGTTCACGGTCTCAGAACCCAATTTTTGAGGGCTCTCTGGGGATGTATAATGGAGTTATCTTACGTGAAGCTGAACATGTCCCCAATGGTATCAATTCAAAGACACAAGAGCCTGTAACATCTGTTCGCCGTGCTGTGTTGCTTGGTGCACAAAGTGTTATCATGGCTTATGGGCGCGTTGGCAATGGAGCAACAGGAGGCGATGGGAAAGGGGGAACACGCTATAAACTTGTTGAAGAACTGTTTGATTATCAACGTGAATTTGGGGTTGCAGCTAAAACCATTATAGGCATGAAAAAATCACGCTACACCTTGCCTCATTCTGATCAAGGGGGACAGGATTTTGGTACCATTGTTATCCCTTCTTTTGCTGAAGCAAGCTAA
- a CDS encoding tyrosine-type recombinase/integrase — MRGIHRLSALLVKSASQGKYCDGAGLWLNVREDNTRSWFFRYTYHNKRREMGLGPVAQLSLKEARELAKHYSAILREGNDPIVFREQTVLKQQSNIFSEIATAAFESKKAELKNEGKNGRWFSPLELHVIPHIGGLSIEKLTANIIRNVLAPLWHEKADTARKALNRINICLKYAAALGLDVDLQACMKARALLGKPRATSTNIPAMPWQEVPAFYQSLDDNILSNLALKLLVLTGVRSYPLRYFRLEQIDKNIWTIPKENMKGIVGKVSDFRVPLSHEALKVIEKSLPFEKNGFLFSGLTGKPISDASMAKYMTVCGLTYRPHGFRSSLRDWIAETTSTPFEIAETVLAHSVGSSVTKAYMRTDFLEQRHALLEQWAAFITGAT; from the coding sequence GTGAGGGGAATCCATAGATTATCAGCATTACTTGTCAAGTCTGCTTCTCAGGGTAAATATTGTGATGGAGCAGGGCTATGGTTGAATGTTCGAGAAGACAATACGCGCTCTTGGTTCTTTCGTTATACATACCACAACAAACGCCGTGAAATGGGGCTCGGTCCAGTTGCACAACTTTCTCTGAAAGAAGCGCGCGAACTTGCCAAGCATTATAGTGCTATTCTCAGAGAAGGCAATGACCCTATTGTCTTTCGAGAACAAACCGTCTTAAAACAGCAAAGCAACATATTCAGTGAGATTGCAACTGCGGCTTTTGAAAGTAAAAAAGCAGAGTTAAAAAATGAAGGCAAAAATGGGCGCTGGTTTTCTCCGCTGGAATTGCATGTTATTCCACACATAGGCGGCCTCTCTATAGAAAAATTAACGGCTAATATCATTCGCAATGTTCTGGCTCCTCTTTGGCATGAAAAAGCAGACACAGCACGAAAAGCACTTAATCGTATTAACATTTGTTTGAAATATGCTGCGGCTCTTGGTTTGGACGTTGATCTACAAGCTTGTATGAAAGCACGCGCCCTTTTAGGAAAACCCCGTGCAACATCAACAAATATCCCTGCTATGCCATGGCAAGAAGTTCCGGCATTTTATCAAAGCTTAGATGATAATATCCTTTCAAATTTAGCACTGAAGTTACTTGTTTTGACAGGAGTACGGTCATATCCATTGCGCTATTTTCGTCTTGAACAAATAGATAAAAATATATGGACAATACCCAAAGAAAATATGAAGGGCATTGTAGGGAAAGTTTCAGATTTTCGCGTGCCATTAAGTCATGAAGCTTTGAAAGTGATTGAGAAATCCCTCCCCTTTGAAAAAAATGGTTTTCTCTTTTCTGGTCTTACAGGCAAGCCAATTTCTGATGCAAGCATGGCAAAATATATGACAGTTTGTGGTTTGACTTATCGTCCCCATGGTTTTCGTTCCAGCTTACGGGATTGGATAGCAGAGACAACATCAACACCTTTTGAGATTGCAGAAACTGTTCTTGCGCATTCAGTTGGGAGTTCAGTGACAAAAGCTTATATGCGAACGGACTTTTTAGAACAGCGACATGCTCTCTTGGAACAGTGGGCTGCATTTATAACAGGAGCGACTTGA
- a CDS encoding tail fiber domain-containing protein, whose amino-acid sequence MGKSSKPIQNTQNTTQTNAPPEWAKGIFEHAAQDAMTFYNQGSGKAVYDGQRVAGLSDQTKNAINGLSNNTHNYDNNILNGLATGQNSTSQNLKNMASGQQIGNNPYFNEALQNTLNKATDTINSSLSGAGRYGSGAHTGVLANELGGIATQALSQQYNQDVNNMMNANGLIDQANQNQLAGANNFFQGQGQANLNALTGGSVLDANHQRQLDEERQKWEQQNNLDWDQLSKLLAAGGAVAGNYGTRTGQMTTLTPQPKPNPWEIVGNVGTILGTFAGLSDTRAKENITEAGQRNGYTLYEYNYKGYPERYRGVMAQDVLKSKPEAVFYNNATGFLHVDYSKLGFEMERVQ is encoded by the coding sequence ATGGGAAAAAGTTCAAAACCAATTCAGAATACCCAAAACACGACGCAAACAAATGCCCCTCCTGAATGGGCAAAAGGTATTTTTGAACACGCAGCTCAAGATGCCATGACTTTTTATAACCAAGGCAGTGGAAAAGCTGTTTATGACGGGCAGCGTGTTGCGGGTTTAAGTGATCAAACAAAGAATGCGATTAATGGGCTTAGCAATAATACGCATAACTATGATAACAACATTTTAAATGGATTAGCCACAGGGCAAAATTCAACAAGCCAAAACTTAAAAAATATGGCTTCAGGGCAGCAAATAGGCAATAACCCTTATTTTAATGAAGCACTTCAAAACACATTAAATAAAGCAACAGACACGATTAACAGTTCACTTTCGGGGGCGGGGCGTTATGGTTCGGGTGCGCATACTGGGGTTCTTGCTAACGAATTGGGGGGCATAGCAACACAAGCTCTCTCACAGCAATATAACCAAGATGTCAACAACATGATGAATGCCAATGGTCTCATTGATCAAGCAAACCAAAATCAGTTGGCGGGTGCCAATAACTTCTTTCAAGGTCAAGGTCAGGCAAATCTCAATGCGTTGACGGGAGGGAGTGTGCTTGATGCCAATCATCAACGGCAATTGGATGAAGAGCGGCAAAAATGGGAGCAGCAGAACAATCTTGATTGGGACCAGTTAAGTAAGTTGCTCGCAGCTGGTGGGGCTGTTGCTGGAAATTATGGAACGCGAACAGGACAAATGACGACATTGACTCCGCAGCCAAAACCTAATCCATGGGAGATCGTTGGAAATGTTGGAACTATCCTTGGTACTTTTGCTGGGCTTAGCGACACCAGAGCAAAAGAAAACATCACAGAAGCTGGACAGAGAAATGGCTATACACTCTATGAATACAACTACAAGGGTTATCCAGAGCGCTATCGCGGGGTGATGGCACAAGATGTTTTGAAATCAAAACCTGAAGCTGTTTTTTACAATAATGCGACAGGTTTTTTGCATGTGGATTATAGCAAGCTTGGATTTGAAATGGAAAGGGTGCAGTGA
- a CDS encoding type II toxin-antitoxin system RelE family toxin has protein sequence MAWTIRYEKKALSFLKKCDKKEARRIVDFLDQHVAPLEDVRVIGKPLKGQLSGLWRYRVGDYRILCELYDKKLVVLVLAVGHRKNIYKG, from the coding sequence TTGGCTTGGACGATTAGATATGAAAAAAAAGCTCTTAGTTTTTTAAAAAAATGCGATAAAAAAGAAGCACGGAGGATTGTTGATTTTTTAGATCAACACGTTGCTCCTCTTGAAGATGTGCGTGTAATAGGTAAGCCCTTAAAAGGACAATTATCAGGTTTATGGAGATATCGTGTAGGAGATTACAGGATACTTTGTGAACTCTATGATAAGAAGCTTGTCGTATTAGTTTTGGCTGTTGGACATAGAAAAAATATATATAAAGGTTAA
- a CDS encoding transglycosylase SLT domain-containing protein, whose protein sequence is MINFHPNVKRAISQAAQKYGLPESFLERVAMIESKGNPNAKNKNSSAGGLYQFIDSTAKQYQLNNKFDPFQATDAMARLTKDNTRYLATALGREPSPAELYLAHQQGPAGAVKLIKNPNMPASQLLGRQAVVLNGGNAEATAGDFMNHIYGLYNKTGDALKGMTQSPQGNWLNAQNEVVPRRGRQGFSNKNQVV, encoded by the coding sequence ATGATCAATTTTCATCCCAATGTGAAACGTGCTATCTCACAGGCAGCACAAAAATATGGTTTGCCAGAAAGCTTTCTTGAACGCGTTGCTATGATAGAAAGTAAGGGTAACCCAAATGCAAAAAATAAAAATAGTAGTGCAGGGGGACTGTATCAATTTATCGATTCAACAGCAAAGCAGTATCAACTGAATAATAAGTTTGATCCCTTTCAAGCAACTGATGCTATGGCACGATTAACGAAGGACAACACGCGTTATTTAGCCACAGCATTAGGCAGAGAGCCATCACCAGCAGAACTTTATTTGGCACACCAACAAGGACCAGCAGGGGCTGTAAAACTTATCAAAAATCCCAATATGCCAGCAAGCCAGCTTTTGGGGCGTCAAGCAGTTGTCCTTAACGGAGGAAATGCGGAGGCAACCGCAGGGGATTTTATGAATCATATTTATGGGCTTTACAATAAAACGGGAGATGCTTTGAAGGGTATGACACAATCCCCCCAAGGCAATTGGCTGAATGCACAAAATGAAGTGGTGCCCAGACGCGGCAGACAGGGCTTTAGCAACAAGAATCAAGTCGTATAA
- a CDS encoding helix-turn-helix transcriptional regulator — MTENDILLTDRESAKLLHMSVSTFRRHVTNGSLPKPLKFGFLSRWLQSDLLNVIEQAKQQRQSDAA, encoded by the coding sequence ATGACAGAAAATGATATTCTTTTAACAGACCGTGAAAGTGCAAAATTGCTTCATATGAGTGTCTCAACATTCCGCCGTCATGTGACCAATGGCTCTCTCCCAAAACCTTTAAAATTCGGTTTTTTATCCCGTTGGTTACAATCGGATCTTTTGAATGTAATCGAACAAGCGAAACAGCAACGTCAAAGTGACGCGGCATAA
- a CDS encoding type II toxin-antitoxin system YafQ family toxin — protein sequence MREIVYTKSFRRDLKRESKGRYADTLETDLLLVIKALAENEPLKMQWRDHALTGQWRNCRDCHIKPDLVLIYRKPDDETLELLRLGSHSELRL from the coding sequence ATGCGGGAAATTGTTTATACTAAATCTTTTCGGCGTGATCTGAAACGTGAAAGTAAAGGGCGGTATGCTGATACATTAGAGACAGATTTGCTGCTTGTGATCAAAGCATTAGCGGAAAACGAACCCTTAAAAATGCAGTGGAGAGATCACGCACTAACAGGGCAATGGCGAAACTGTCGTGATTGCCATATTAAACCAGATCTCGTTTTGATCTATCGAAAGCCTGATGATGAAACTTTAGAACTTTTACGGCTTGGTTCACATTCTGAACTGCGTTTATGA
- a CDS encoding portal protein yields MDGILSYNSKKTADFDEYELYRRLKSWYKEDIEHVNEWREQAREDFDFYNGRQWAEEDLAVLKAQRRPVMTFNRIAPLVNAIVGAERNNKREVQFQPRQAGAAISNELLTGAAEWFRDEAEAEYADSDAFQDMVICGMGWTDTRLDYETEPEGIPAVQRLDPLKMVWDANAVRPNLIDAQRMWYVDRKPIEDAKSLFPDVAVEDLHADWTTDNTTACEEYHVSLDAYNDHANADSLSQSAFEKRYVTLVECRWFEYEAYFKAPDLQTGQMRSYSKQEFEQLQRVSPQLQGVRFNKKVIKRAFLGRRLLAKPDKPLAPDGQLGWECITGTLDKLKNQFYGIVRPAKDPQKWSNKYFSQVMYILNSQAKGGLMAERGAFDDERQALENWTRTDTITWVKNGALTGGKIQPKPSAQFPNGFFQLFNESREAITHVTGLSAEFIGTREVNQANVLENTRRQSTLNLLAGLFDNLKLYRCRQGKIILYLIQNYLSDGRLVRISGPENAQYVPLTREAVTTLEYDIIVDDSPTSPNEKERTFAAITQMLPLLGGFLTPEMIPDLLKLSPLPATLVANLTAKAQQAQQEQQQQQMMQQNQGAQLTPEQQAKIAALQQEAQAKGTLYQLDAQQKQVALQQKNIELFLKQEQARMQLELQQAKNEIAQRDLERKAYRAQLEQYRATTARAQIY; encoded by the coding sequence ATGGATGGCATTCTAAGTTATAACTCTAAAAAAACGGCAGATTTTGATGAATATGAACTCTATAGGCGCTTAAAATCTTGGTATAAGGAAGATATTGAACACGTCAATGAATGGCGTGAACAAGCGCGTGAAGATTTTGATTTTTATAATGGTCGTCAATGGGCTGAAGAAGATCTTGCGGTTTTGAAGGCGCAACGCCGCCCTGTTATGACCTTTAACCGTATTGCCCCCCTTGTTAACGCAATTGTTGGGGCTGAACGTAATAACAAGCGTGAAGTACAGTTTCAACCAAGGCAAGCAGGAGCCGCAATATCCAATGAATTACTCACTGGAGCAGCAGAATGGTTTCGTGATGAGGCAGAGGCGGAATATGCCGATTCCGATGCTTTTCAAGATATGGTCATTTGCGGCATGGGCTGGACAGATACACGGCTTGATTATGAAACAGAACCTGAAGGAATTCCTGCTGTCCAGCGTTTAGATCCACTGAAAATGGTATGGGATGCCAATGCCGTAAGACCCAATCTCATTGATGCGCAGCGTATGTGGTATGTTGATCGTAAACCCATTGAGGATGCTAAAAGTCTTTTTCCTGATGTGGCTGTTGAAGATCTCCATGCTGATTGGACAACAGATAATACAACCGCTTGTGAGGAGTATCATGTCTCACTTGATGCTTATAATGATCATGCCAATGCAGATTCTTTATCACAGTCGGCTTTTGAAAAACGCTATGTTACGCTGGTTGAATGCCGTTGGTTTGAATATGAAGCTTATTTCAAGGCACCTGATCTTCAAACAGGACAGATGCGCAGTTATAGTAAACAAGAGTTTGAACAGCTTCAAAGGGTTTCACCACAACTACAAGGGGTGCGTTTTAATAAAAAGGTGATCAAGCGCGCTTTTCTGGGACGGCGTCTTTTAGCAAAGCCGGATAAACCCTTAGCACCAGATGGACAGCTTGGCTGGGAATGTATCACAGGCACACTGGATAAGCTTAAAAACCAGTTTTACGGGATTGTTCGCCCCGCAAAAGATCCGCAAAAATGGTCGAATAAATATTTTAGCCAAGTCATGTATATTTTAAACAGTCAAGCCAAAGGTGGTTTGATGGCAGAACGTGGAGCTTTTGATGATGAGCGCCAAGCATTAGAAAATTGGACACGAACCGATACGATTACGTGGGTTAAAAACGGGGCGCTTACAGGAGGAAAAATCCAACCAAAGCCAAGTGCACAATTCCCTAATGGCTTTTTTCAGTTGTTTAATGAATCGCGTGAAGCAATAACACATGTCACAGGATTGTCGGCGGAGTTTATAGGCACAAGAGAGGTTAATCAAGCAAATGTGTTAGAAAATACACGCCGGCAATCAACGCTTAATTTGCTTGCTGGCTTATTTGATAATCTTAAGCTTTATCGATGTCGACAGGGAAAGATTATCCTTTATCTGATTCAAAACTATCTTTCCGATGGGCGTTTGGTTCGAATTTCTGGACCAGAAAATGCGCAGTATGTTCCATTAACACGTGAAGCTGTCACAACGCTTGAATACGACATTATTGTCGATGATTCACCAACAAGCCCCAATGAAAAAGAGAGAACTTTTGCGGCAATTACGCAAATGTTGCCGTTGCTTGGTGGTTTCTTAACACCGGAGATGATTCCAGATCTTTTAAAGCTTTCTCCACTACCGGCAACATTGGTGGCAAATTTAACGGCAAAAGCACAGCAGGCACAACAAGAACAACAGCAGCAGCAAATGATGCAACAAAACCAAGGAGCACAATTAACTCCAGAGCAACAAGCAAAGATTGCTGCTCTCCAGCAAGAAGCACAAGCAAAGGGCACACTTTATCAACTTGATGCACAACAAAAGCAGGTAGCGTTGCAGCAGAAAAATATTGAACTTTTCTTGAAACAAGAACAAGCCCGCATGCAGCTAGAACTTCAACAGGCAAAAAATGAGATAGCGCAGCGCGACCTAGAGCGAAAGGCGTATCGAGCGCAGTTGGAACAGTATCGAGCAACAACAGCAAGAGCGCAAATCTATTAA
- a CDS encoding type II toxin-antitoxin system RelB/DinJ family antitoxin, which produces MGKIQARIPDEVQEVASAVIKSTGLTVSDAVRMFMTRIARDRALPLDLFQPNPETLQAIEDAEMGRVERTSLDGLRAMIRDDKAEVCKSEK; this is translated from the coding sequence ATGGGTAAAATTCAAGCACGCATACCTGATGAAGTTCAGGAAGTTGCAAGCGCAGTTATTAAATCCACGGGCTTAACTGTATCAGATGCGGTCCGTATGTTTATGACCCGTATTGCTAGAGATAGAGCATTGCCACTTGATCTATTTCAACCTAATCCGGAAACATTGCAGGCTATTGAGGATGCTGAAATGGGACGTGTTGAACGTACGTCATTGGATGGTCTGCGAGCCATGATTCGTGATGATAAAGCCGAAGTATGTAAGTCTGAAAAGTGA
- a CDS encoding DUF7146 domain-containing protein: protein MMIGCLAYPLPMEMIANGNDGRLLLYCYAGCSFREIIQALIRIGLLGKQAYTHMLSFSKQFCADLKQAKRKAERAKVIWQQSQPIKNTLAETYLRMRGITCDLPTDLRFYDKCLHLSGVKLPALIALVKGAGFFAIHRTFLQNNGCKTDQKPAKAMLGSVTGGAVQLSQGNPKHLVICEGIETGLALLSGLLSEPVNLWASLSTHGMMHVNLPDTKSRLTIAMDGDEAGRKAGFTLAARAYRQGFEVFIMQAPYGLDFNDVLILKGINK from the coding sequence ATGATGATAGGCTGCCTAGCTTATCCCTTGCCAATGGAAATGATTGCCAATGGAAATGATGGGCGTCTTTTACTCTATTGTTATGCTGGCTGCTCTTTTAGAGAGATCATACAAGCGCTTATTAGAATTGGGCTGCTTGGAAAACAAGCTTATACTCATATGCTTTCTTTCTCAAAACAGTTTTGTGCTGATCTCAAACAAGCAAAACGAAAAGCAGAGAGAGCAAAAGTAATTTGGCAACAAAGCCAACCAATCAAAAATACTTTAGCAGAAACCTATTTACGTATGCGGGGGATCACGTGTGATTTGCCTACTGATTTACGCTTTTACGACAAATGTCTACACCTCTCTGGAGTTAAACTGCCCGCGTTGATTGCTCTTGTTAAGGGGGCTGGTTTCTTTGCCATTCATAGAACCTTTTTACAAAACAATGGCTGTAAAACAGATCAAAAACCAGCCAAAGCCATGTTGGGATCTGTAACGGGTGGCGCGGTGCAATTAAGTCAAGGTAATCCAAAACATCTGGTCATTTGTGAGGGCATTGAAACCGGTCTGGCTCTGCTGTCTGGGTTGTTATCAGAGCCCGTGAATTTATGGGCGTCTCTTTCAACCCATGGCATGATGCATGTGAATTTACCCGATACCAAATCCCGTCTCACCATTGCAATGGATGGTGATGAGGCTGGTCGTAAAGCAGGTTTTACCCTCGCTGCACGTGCTTATAGACAAGGCTTTGAGGTTTTTATCATGCAAGCCCCCTATGGTCTAGATTTCAATGATGTTTTGATACTGAAAGGTATAAATAAATGA
- a CDS encoding YfjI family protein produces the protein MRENNNNIVDTNNQNVSCNNNDNVFLNDKTCLEAIPYKQALQQNGWGELQSINTALLHVEPFSLLQLPTPLMNYVYDVADSQQAPMDFIAISALCALAAVIGNGVRVAPKQHANWKIVPNLWGVIVGEPSTMKTGTMDAALEPLYEFQDEWHQEWVKKKKQQETKEILSELDKREKKKQAYKALKDQDEEQALALLSQALEHKESEEDDSSIKRRLIVNDVTVEKLGELLKENPRGLLLVRDELAGFLANLERKEYQSDRSFYLTAFNGNKSYTYDRIGRGTIFIPNATVSIIGGIQPARIIPIIQDMHRGINDDGLMQRFQMLIFPDERQEQLWIDRPPNQKAWESYQGFFRSLYDKPLGSPKYPITIRFSAEAQEMFREWWEDFQKRIKNGHFSSSLKAHLLKMNQTIPTLALIFELADGGRFEINRDALERALRWEKYLLSHVKRLYAAADSLATEGAKLIVERCDCLPDVFTTRDIYKRDWKCFKDNGAVKQALELLCRCNYIREISEDKSSQGGRPTIRYEWNPLVKSHKTSH, from the coding sequence ATGAGAGAGAATAACAACAATATTGTCGATACCAACAATCAAAATGTTTCATGCAATAATAACGATAATGTTTTTTTAAATGATAAGACTTGTTTAGAAGCCATTCCTTATAAACAAGCATTGCAACAAAATGGTTGGGGGGAATTGCAATCGATTAATACGGCTCTCTTACACGTCGAGCCTTTTAGCTTATTACAGTTGCCAACGCCATTAATGAACTATGTTTATGACGTTGCGGATAGCCAACAAGCCCCTATGGATTTTATTGCTATCTCTGCTCTCTGTGCTTTGGCTGCTGTGATTGGCAATGGCGTGCGGGTTGCCCCAAAACAACATGCCAATTGGAAAATTGTTCCTAATCTCTGGGGTGTCATTGTGGGGGAACCTTCGACCATGAAAACAGGTACCATGGACGCTGCTTTAGAACCTCTCTATGAATTTCAAGATGAATGGCATCAAGAGTGGGTAAAGAAGAAAAAACAGCAAGAAACAAAAGAGATTCTTAGTGAATTAGATAAACGAGAAAAGAAAAAACAAGCCTATAAAGCACTCAAAGATCAAGATGAAGAACAAGCCCTTGCTCTTCTTTCACAAGCTCTTGAACACAAAGAAAGTGAGGAAGATGATAGTTCTATAAAACGACGCCTTATCGTCAATGATGTGACCGTTGAAAAGCTTGGGGAACTCTTAAAAGAAAACCCCCGTGGTCTCTTGTTGGTGCGTGATGAACTGGCTGGTTTTTTAGCCAATTTGGAAAGAAAGGAATATCAATCAGACCGTTCTTTCTATCTAACAGCTTTTAATGGCAATAAGTCATACACCTATGACCGTATAGGGCGGGGAACCATTTTTATTCCCAATGCAACTGTCTCTATTATAGGGGGTATTCAACCTGCACGTATTATTCCCATTATTCAAGACATGCACCGTGGAATAAACGATGATGGTCTTATGCAACGGTTTCAAATGCTGATCTTTCCCGATGAACGACAAGAGCAGTTATGGATTGATAGACCTCCCAATCAAAAGGCATGGGAAAGTTATCAAGGGTTTTTTCGTTCTCTTTATGATAAACCATTAGGATCACCAAAATATCCGATAACTATACGCTTTTCTGCCGAAGCCCAAGAAATGTTTCGTGAATGGTGGGAAGATTTCCAGAAAAGAATAAAGAATGGTCATTTCTCATCAAGTTTAAAAGCACATCTTTTGAAAATGAATCAAACCATACCAACCCTTGCGTTGATTTTTGAACTGGCTGATGGTGGGCGTTTTGAAATCAATAGAGATGCCCTTGAAAGAGCCTTGCGATGGGAAAAATATTTATTAAGTCATGTCAAAAGGCTTTATGCGGCGGCGGATAGCTTAGCAACAGAGGGGGCAAAATTAATTGTCGAGCGTTGTGATTGTTTACCCGATGTTTTTACAACAAGGGATATTTATAAACGTGATTGGAAATGTTTCAAAGATAATGGAGCCGTTAAGCAAGCTTTAGAGCTTTTATGCCGTTGTAACTATATACGTGAAATCTCTGAAGACAAGAGCTCACAAGGCGGTCGCCCTACCATACGCTATGAATGGAATCCCTTAGTGAAAAGCCATAAAACATCACACTGA